In Syntrophomonadaceae bacterium, one genomic interval encodes:
- a CDS encoding cytochrome c biogenesis protein CcdA has protein sequence MEQFISERIVALLQLQSPVVFLLVFMAGVVTSIGPCNIAILPLLVAYIGGSKDISGLKGFSLAVSFTLGTALTFALLGLVAALAGGIFGHSRSLLVYLAAGVSILVGLHMIGVVNLRLPVFGHGLAGKVRRGGVLGAFILGTVLGLASSQCGTPVLLAVLSLVMLQGNILYGALLLFIYALGRGVPLVLAGTFAAFAKGISAMNRYTAVVEKIAGFILIGFGLFFLWIA, from the coding sequence ATGGAACAATTTATCTCCGAACGAATAGTCGCATTGTTGCAGCTGCAGTCTCCTGTCGTCTTCTTGCTGGTATTTATGGCCGGAGTTGTAACAAGTATTGGGCCCTGCAATATTGCTATTCTGCCATTGCTGGTTGCTTATATCGGTGGCAGCAAGGATATTTCCGGCCTGAAAGGATTCAGCCTTGCTGTCAGTTTCACCCTCGGGACAGCACTTACCTTTGCATTGCTGGGCCTTGTGGCAGCTTTAGCAGGAGGGATATTTGGCCATTCCAGGAGCCTTCTGGTTTATCTGGCGGCAGGTGTCAGTATCCTGGTTGGGTTGCACATGATTGGGGTGGTCAACCTGCGCCTGCCTGTTTTTGGCCATGGTTTGGCAGGCAAGGTCCGGCGGGGAGGGGTTTTGGGGGCCTTTATTTTAGGGACCGTTTTAGGCTTGGCTAGTTCCCAGTGTGGTACGCCCGTTTTGCTGGCGGTGCTTAGCCTGGTAATGCTGCAAGGCAATATACTTTATGGCGCCCTGCTCTTATTTATCTATGCCTTGGGCAGGGGAGTTCCCTTGGTCCTGGCAGGAACTTTTGCCGCTTTTGCCAAGGGCATTTCTGCCATGAACAGATACACGGCGGTAGTAGAAAAAATAGCCGGGTTCATTCTAATAGGCTTCGGGCTTTTCTTTCTTTGGATTGCGTAA
- a CDS encoding thioredoxin family protein, whose amino-acid sequence MTEFKEAARNGKTARIVILTVVLIAVAAILALKFMPNPYQGENRPQPGSVRLAEATAAGLPVILIFSSAGCPACVEFDKILQRVMPDYQGRVAFIKVNVADKRETELVRQYQIRYVPTLFLIDKDGKPRAHAGFVEEEVLRQAIDKLLL is encoded by the coding sequence ATGACAGAGTTTAAAGAAGCAGCCAGAAACGGAAAAACCGCCAGGATAGTTATACTAACTGTTGTCCTGATTGCGGTTGCGGCGATCTTGGCCTTGAAATTTATGCCAAATCCATATCAAGGGGAGAATCGGCCCCAGCCGGGCAGTGTCCGTTTAGCCGAGGCAACAGCGGCCGGCCTGCCCGTGATATTGATTTTCAGTTCGGCTGGTTGTCCTGCCTGTGTGGAATTCGATAAAATCCTGCAGCGAGTAATGCCTGACTACCAGGGGCGGGTAGCCTTCATTAAGGTAAATGTAGCCGACAAGCGGGAAACAGAATTAGTACGGCAGTACCAGATCCGGTACGTCCCCACCCTTTTTTTGATCGATAAAGATGGTAAGCCGAGGGCTCATGCGGGTTTTGTTGAAGAAGAGGTATTGCGCCAGGCGATAGATAAATTATTGTTATAG